A region of the Ktedonobacteraceae bacterium genome:
AGTATTTACCGAAATCACTCAGCGAGCCGCGTGCGTTCGGATCGTAGAACAGGTTTTTGCGTTGATGCTCCTCATCCCCGGTTCCCCAGATGCTCAGGTGGATATGCGCTCCGCTGCCGGCCTGGTCAAGGAATGGCTTGGGGGCGAACGTGGCGAGCAAATCGAAGGAACGGGCGATGCCATGAGCCGTCTCACGCACAAGGCAGACATTATCCGCGGCGCGCAGGACATCGGCATGATGAATAGAGAGTTCCTGCTGCGCGGGACCGAGTTCTGTATGGAACAGTTCGATGGAGAGGCCTTGCTTTTCCAGTGCCTCTAGAAGAGCATCTATTACCTCTGCCTGTTCGTCCAGGCCGATGCTGCTATAGCAAAGACTGTGGTCGGCAGGAACGTATTTCCCGTTCTCTTCACGCGCAAGGTAAAACTCGTGTTCGACGGCGGCCTCAGCGTACATGCCTTGATCGGCCAGCCGCGCCACCATGCGTTTCAGAAAAGTGCGCGGGCATGCCTCCCATGGTTTACCATCTGTCCGGATCATGTCGCACATCATGCTGCCGGTACCGGGCACGTAGGGTAGTATGACGAACGTATTGGGGTCGGGGATCAGGCGAAACTCGCCAATCGGTCCCATACCCTCAACAGGGGCAAGCGATTCGACGCCGGTAAAAGCCTGCATCGCAAGCGTCTGGCCGATGCCTTCGGTAATACGTGTGGAAAGTTTGCTGGCGTGTGTAGCTTTGCCACGGATAATGCCGCCATTATCACAATACAAAAATCGCACCAGCCGGAGGTCTGCCTCGCGTGCCTGTCGCACCACATCTTGAGCATTCATGGGTCTGCTTTCTCCTAATCTACGTTATAATGCAAA
Encoded here:
- a CDS encoding glutamine synthetase family protein, giving the protein MNAQDVVRQAREADLRLVRFLYCDNGGIIRGKATHASKLSTRITEGIGQTLAMQAFTGVESLAPVEGMGPIGEFRLIPDPNTFVILPYVPGTGSMMCDMIRTDGKPWEACPRTFLKRMVARLADQGMYAEAAVEHEFYLAREENGKYVPADHSLCYSSIGLDEQAEVIDALLEALEKQGLSIELFHTELGPAQQELSIHHADVLRAADNVCLVRETAHGIARSFDLLATFAPKPFLDQAGSGAHIHLSIWGTGDEEHQRKNLFYDPNARGSLSDFGKYFIGGVLRHIRGLVAITCASPNSYRRLLPHFWSSAYGAYGFDNREGAIRVPSVFWGREADSINLELKPSDHSGNPYLAMGALIAAGMDGVQNQIDPGDPQEIDPGNYSDAEREERGIRRLPTTLDEALDELERDTVLTDALGPLLANSYIAVKRNEAAFFKDKTPEEEAIQHFYKY